The segment CGGGAACGGAAATTGTTCGTCATGGAAGCCGTATGGAGTCGGTTCCTGCCCAGCATGCAGAGGGCATTCGCCATTGCCGCGTCAGGCGAACTGGGCGACATCAAGTGGGTCAGCGCCGACCTTGGTTTCCCCGCCCCCTATGACCCCTCGGCCCGGATCTGGGCCCCGGCGGACGGCGGCGGGGCACTTTTGGACCTCACCGTATACGCCCTGCTCTGGCCTTTGGGCACCCTCGGTTTCCCGCAGTCGGTCAGCGCAGTGGGAACCTTAACGGACGACGGCGTCGACTCGCAGAATGCGCTCACGCTGGCTTACGACGGCGGTGCCATCGCCCAGCTGACCTCTTCGTTGCTGGCCCATGGGCCGCGCTCGGCGTCCGTTGCAGGCTCCAAGGGCTTCCTCCAGACGCAGGGATCCATCAACAATCCGCGCGAGCTACTGATCCGAACCGGCTGGGATGAACCACGGACCGAACGCTTTGACGCGGTAGGGATCGGCTACACCTACGAACTTCGTGAGGTGACACGCTGTGTCCAACAAGGACTGACCGAAAGTCCCGTGATGCCCTTGGACGATTCGCTGAACACGATGCGCCTCTTCGACGGGGTGCGGTCCCAGCTCGGAGTCCGATACGCCAACGACGCCCGCTGAACTGAATGACGAATCCGTCGTCCAACGTCTGGACTAGTTAACTAGTGAGGCCTAGGATGGGAGCGATTGTCGATCCA is part of the Arthrobacter ramosus genome and harbors:
- a CDS encoding Gfo/Idh/MocA family protein, encoding MSLHIAKPWLFSQPNQDPRAATGKALNWGIIATGGIAKTVSGDLAQLEDANLYAVSSRRQESADAFAAAHGVTKSYGDDGGVPGYQRLLADDAIDVVYVATPHAQHFEIVRDALNAGKHVLCEKSLTINGREAAELVALARERKLFVMEAVWSRFLPSMQRAFAIAASGELGDIKWVSADLGFPAPYDPSARIWAPADGGGALLDLTVYALLWPLGTLGFPQSVSAVGTLTDDGVDSQNALTLAYDGGAIAQLTSSLLAHGPRSASVAGSKGFLQTQGSINNPRELLIRTGWDEPRTERFDAVGIGYTYELREVTRCVQQGLTESPVMPLDDSLNTMRLFDGVRSQLGVRYANDAR